The genomic window ACGACGCGCACATGGATCTGATCTCGACCCTGCCGATCTTCAACCTCTACAACAACGACTGGCCGATCTTCTCGCAGACCTTCAACGCCCCTCCGGCGAAGTTCGTGCGCGACTCGGTCGGCCGCATCGGCAATGCGATCGACTCGATCGTGTCTCTGGGTTCGGTGCTGTCGGGAACCCACCTCGAGCGCAGCGTCGTCGGCCCGTGGGCCCTCGCCGGGGGTGGCTCGACCATCACCGACTCGGTGCTTTTCGACAGCGTCCAGGTGGGCGCGGGGGCGCGCATCCACCGCGCGATCCTCGATAAGAACGTGGTGCTCGAGCCCGGGGCGACCATCGGCGTCGATCGCGAGCGCGACCTGGCCCGTGGTTTCACCGTCACCGAGACGGGCATCACCGTCGTCGGCAAGGACGTCCACGTCCACACGTGATTCCCGCTGTCGGGCATTCCGGATGCCAGAAGGGGCGGTGACCGGGATGGTCACCGCCCCTTCGGCATCCGGAACCGAAGTTCTACACTCCCACGCGCTCGAAAGCGTCGCGCGAGATGCCCTTGGCGAGGACCTCCTTGGACCACTCCTTGGCGGTGTGCAGGCTGTGGTCGCGGTAGTTGCCGCAGCTGAACGCGTCGGTTCCGGGGACGTCGTCCCACTGCACGTCGTCGACGATGGCGCGGAGCGAGCCGGTGATCGCGTCGACGAGGTCGCCCACCGAGGGCTCTCCCCACATGATCACGTGGAAGCCCGTGCGGCAGCCGAACGGCGAGATGTCGATGAGGCCGTCGATCCGGTCGCGCACGAGGCTCGCGAGCAGGTGCTCGATCGTGTGGAGACCGGCCGTGGGGATCTCCTGCTCGTTCGGCTGCACGAGGCGCAGGTCGAAATTCGAGATGACGTCACCTCGCGGGCCCGACTCGGTGCCGATGAGGCGCACGTAGGGCGCCAGGACGGCGGTGTGATCGAGGGTGAAGCTTTCGACGTCGGCCATGCGAGGTCCCTTCTGGAAAAGCGGGGGTACCGCAGAAGCCTACGGTGGGTGCGGTGCGAGATGACCCCGCGTGACGCCGCCCGGATGCGTGGCGCGGGTTCTCGAGCACGCGCGTGCCGACCCGCTCGCGTCGAGCACGTGCCCGCGACCGCAGGTAGCCCTCACGACACACGATCACGCCGACCCGCTAGCGTTGAGCGCGTGCCTGCGACCGCCCGATTCCTCGTCGTCCTCGACGCCGATTCCACGCTGATCCGCAACGAGGTCATCGAACTCCTCGCCGACGAAGCCGGCCGCGGTCCCGAGGTGGCCGCCGCCACCGAGGCCGCCATGCGCGGTGAGGTCGACTTCGCGACGAGCCTGCGCTCCCGCGTGCAGGCGCTCACCGGCGTGCCCATCGAGGCCTTCGCGCGTGCCATCGCCCGTATCGAGCCCACGCCCGGCGTCCGCGATCTGATCGCCGCCGTCCACGAGCGCGGCGGAATCGTCGGCGTCGTCTCGGGCGGCTTCCACGAAGTCCTCGACACGGTCGCCCCCGAGCTCGGTGTCGACCTCTGGCGTGCGAACAGGCTCGGCGCCGTCGACGGCACCCTCACGGGAAAGGTCGAGGGAGAGATCGTGGATGCCACGGCCAAGGCCGACACGCTCCGTCGCTGGGCGGGAGAACTCGGCGTCCCCCTTTCCCTTACGTTCGCGATCGGCGACGGGGCGAACGACCTCGAGATGATGGCGACCGCGGGACTCGGCCTGGCGTTCAATGCCAAGCCGGCCGTGCGCGAGCGGGCCGATCTGGTGATCGGCCCCGTCGATCTGGCCCAGGTCATCGCGCTGCTCCCCCGCTGAGCGGCCCGGGCTCGGTGCCTCGCCGGCCTGCCCGGAACCCCCTGCTGCCGCCGGTGCCCTTTCCGATGTCGGAGGCTGGTTCTAAGGTCGCGGCATGGACGTCATTCTGGTTCCCGGTCTCTGGCTCGACGCGTCGTCGTGGGATGACATCACCCCCGCTCTCGAGGCGGCAGGTCACCGTCCGCACCCGGTGACCCTGCCCGGGCCCGCGGTGGGCGACCTCGTGATCGACGACTGGGTCGACGCCGCCGTCAGCGAGATCGACCGTCTCGGCGAGAACGTGGTGCTCGTCGGGCACTCGGGCGGCGGCAACGTCGTGTGGGGCGCGGCGGATCGGCGGCCCGCGCAGGTCGCGCGCGTCATCCTCGTCGACACGATCGTCCCGCACCCGGGCGCGATGATCTCGGAGTTCCCCGTCGAGGACGGAGTCGTGCCCTTCCCCGGGTGGGATTTCTTCGACGGTGACGACGTCGCCGACATCGACGACGAGACACGTCGGCGGACCGCACGGCAGGTCGTCGACGTTCCGGGCCGCGTTCCGACGTCGCCGATCACGTTGACCGACGAGCGGCGGTTCGCGATCCCCGTCACGATCCTGTCAGGGCAGCTCGATGCCGAGTCGCTCCGCCGCGTCCTGGCTGACTGGGGGGCCTACGCCGAAGAGGTCGACCGCATCGAGAGCGTCGAGGTCGTCACGCTCGGCTCCGGCCATTGGCCGCAGTTCTCCCAGCCCCGGAGGTTCGCCGAGAGGCTCGTCGCCGCCGTGCGGTGAGACGGGCACGGCGCCCCACGGGAGCTCTCCCGGCGGCGAGGCGCGACGCGCAACCCGGGACGCCGGAGGGCATGCCGGCGAGTCTCGCGGTCAGTGAGCCATGCCCAGCTGTGGCACCCGGGAATCGTCGCGGTCACGACTCGGGAGGGTTCAGATCAGCGCCCTATGCCCGGGCCCGGCCGCCAACGGGAATCACGAAGCCCGACACGCCGGCGACTCTCGCGCTCAGTGGCCCATGCCCAGGCCGCCGTCGACGGGGATCACGGCGCCCGAGATGTAGGCGGCGTCATCGCCGGCGAGCCAGGTCACGACGCCGGCCACCTCGTCGGCCGACGCGAAGCGCCCGGCGGGGATGTTCTTCTTGTACTCGGCCTGCGTGTCAGCAGGGAGCTCGGCGGTCATGTCGGTCTCGATGAAGCCCGGAGCCACCACGTTCGCGGTGATCCCGCGACCTCCGAGCTCGCGGGTCAGCGACCGCGCGAAGCCGACGAGGGCGCTCTTCGAGGCGGCGTAGTTGATCTGACCGGCCGAGCCGTACAGACCGACGACGCTCGAGATGAGGATGACGCGACCCCAGCGGGCCTTGAGCATGCCCTTCGAGGCGCGCTTGACCACGCGGAACGCGCCCCCGAGGTTCGTGTTCACCACGCTGTCGAAGTCGTCTTCGCTCATGCGCAGCAGCAGGGTGTCCTTCGTGACCCCGGCGTTGGCCACGACCACCGCGATCGGGCCGAGCTCGGCCTCGACCTGCGTGAAAGCGGCGTCGACAGTGGCGGCGTCGGTCACGTCGGCACGCACGGTCAGCGTCCCCTCGGGTCCCTCACCCGAGCGGGCGGTCACGGCGACCTTCCACCCCTCGGCGACGAAACGCTCGGCGATGGCTCGACCGATGCCCCGGTTTCCTCCGGTGACGACGACGACGCGGTCCTGGGACATGGTGAGACTCCTGCGCTTGCGATGACGGAACCGGCCCAGCCTACCGAGGCCGCCCCGATCGCCTCGCGCAGCGAGGTTTGACACGGGGTCAGCGGCGCTGGAACGCTGGGAGGACGCGCGACGAAAGGGGCTCCCGTGAGCGACGACCGCACCACCGACCCGCAGCATCCCGACGACACCGGGTCCGACAGCACCTCGGGAGGCGACACCTCCTCGTCCCCGCACGCTCCGCAGAGCGACGGCGTCCCCGGGTACGACTCCCCCGCGGCACCGGCGACTCCGCCCTCCGAGGCGGCCGGGTCATCGGCATCCGCTCCGCCCTACGGCTCCTCGACGGAGGGCGCCGCCACCGGCGCCGCCGCTCCCTACGGCACCCCGGCACCGGACGCCCCGGCATACGGCACCCCCGCTGCCCCGGCATACGGCACGGCGTACGGCACGCCCGCACCCGAGGCACCCGCCTACGGAACCCCGGCGTACGGTCAGCCCACGACCTCGACCTTCGGGCAGCCCGCGTACGGCACCCCGAACGCGGGATACGGCTACGGCGGCGGCTACGCCGCCCCCGCGCGCACCAACGTGCTCGCGATCATCTCGCTCGTGGCATCCCTCGTCGGTTTCGTCCTCATCCTCCCGGTGGTCGGATCGATCGCCGGGGTGATCATGGGCCACATCTCGCTCAAGCAGATCAAGGATCGGGGCGAGCGCGGCCGCGGCATGGCGCTCGCCGGCGTCATCGTCGGGTACGTCACGCTGCTGTTCGTCATCCTGTTCGTGATCGGGATCTCGATCCTCATCGCGAGCGCAGGGACCAGCGGCTCGCGCTACGGCGCCTGACCTTCGGCGGCGGGTCCGCCGGGCGCCTCGCGCGCCGGCGACCCGCCCTCGACGGCTTGTCACGACGTCGAACAGTCCGCGCGAGGCCGCGCCCTGCCCCACCGCCGCGGGCGTACCCTGATACCACTGTGAAGACATCGCACACCGCTCAGTCCGCGACGTCGCTCCCCAAGGCACCGAGGGAGGACGCCGACTCCCGCTTCGCCAAATACATGGTGATGATGGGTATCCGTGTCGCGTGCTTCATAGCGATGGCCGTGATCACGCCCTACGGCTGGTACACCTTCGTGTTCGCCGCCGGGGCGATCTTCCTCCCGTACCTCGCGGTCATCGTCGCCAATGTCGGCGCCGATCAGGGGTCCGCCGAGGCGATCAACCCCGAACGGGCGATCGAGGCTCCCGCGGCGACTCCCGCCCCCGCGGCGGCGGC from Microbacterium testaceum includes these protein-coding regions:
- a CDS encoding S-ribosylhomocysteine lyase, giving the protein MADVESFTLDHTAVLAPYVRLIGTESGPRGDVISNFDLRLVQPNEQEIPTAGLHTIEHLLASLVRDRIDGLIDISPFGCRTGFHVIMWGEPSVGDLVDAITGSLRAIVDDVQWDDVPGTDAFSCGNYRDHSLHTAKEWSKEVLAKGISRDAFERVGV
- the serB gene encoding phosphoserine phosphatase SerB; translation: MPATARFLVVLDADSTLIRNEVIELLADEAGRGPEVAAATEAAMRGEVDFATSLRSRVQALTGVPIEAFARAIARIEPTPGVRDLIAAVHERGGIVGVVSGGFHEVLDTVAPELGVDLWRANRLGAVDGTLTGKVEGEIVDATAKADTLRRWAGELGVPLSLTFAIGDGANDLEMMATAGLGLAFNAKPAVRERADLVIGPVDLAQVIALLPR
- a CDS encoding alpha/beta fold hydrolase, with the translated sequence MDVILVPGLWLDASSWDDITPALEAAGHRPHPVTLPGPAVGDLVIDDWVDAAVSEIDRLGENVVLVGHSGGGNVVWGAADRRPAQVARVILVDTIVPHPGAMISEFPVEDGVVPFPGWDFFDGDDVADIDDETRRRTARQVVDVPGRVPTSPITLTDERRFAIPVTILSGQLDAESLRRVLADWGAYAEEVDRIESVEVVTLGSGHWPQFSQPRRFAERLVAAVR
- the fabG gene encoding 3-oxoacyl-ACP reductase FabG produces the protein MSQDRVVVVTGGNRGIGRAIAERFVAEGWKVAVTARSGEGPEGTLTVRADVTDAATVDAAFTQVEAELGPIAVVVANAGVTKDTLLLRMSEDDFDSVVNTNLGGAFRVVKRASKGMLKARWGRVILISSVVGLYGSAGQINYAASKSALVGFARSLTRELGGRGITANVVAPGFIETDMTAELPADTQAEYKKNIPAGRFASADEVAGVVTWLAGDDAAYISGAVIPVDGGLGMGH
- a CDS encoding DUF4190 domain-containing protein; its protein translation is MSDDRTTDPQHPDDTGSDSTSGGDTSSSPHAPQSDGVPGYDSPAAPATPPSEAAGSSASAPPYGSSTEGAATGAAAPYGTPAPDAPAYGTPAAPAYGTAYGTPAPEAPAYGTPAYGQPTTSTFGQPAYGTPNAGYGYGGGYAAPARTNVLAIISLVASLVGFVLILPVVGSIAGVIMGHISLKQIKDRGERGRGMALAGVIVGYVTLLFVILFVIGISILIASAGTSGSRYGA
- a CDS encoding DUF3099 domain-containing protein, whose amino-acid sequence is MKTSHTAQSATSLPKAPREDADSRFAKYMVMMGIRVACFIAMAVITPYGWYTFVFAAGAIFLPYLAVIVANVGADQGSAEAINPERAIEAPAATPAPAAAADGPIVIRIAETPRLESPRDPS